The Halomonas binhaiensis nucleotide sequence GTTCATCAGGCCCTTGACACCCAACTCGACGGCCATGCGCCTGACCTGCTCGCGCATCTCATCCTGAACATCCTGAGGCAGCGAGTATGGTGGCAACGCACAGGCGGAGTCGCCAGAGTGCACACCAGCCTGCTCGATATGCTGCATGACACCGCCGATGACCACCTGCTCACCATCGGACACCGCATCGATATCGATCTCGATGGCAGCATTGAGGAAGTGATCCAGCAGCACCGGGGAGTCATTGGAAACCTTGACCGCATGGGTCATGTAGTTTTCCAGCTCAGAGGCGTCGTAGACGATCTCCATGGCACGCCCGCCCAGTACGTAGCTGGGACGCACGACCAGCGGATAGCCAATGCCTTCGGCCTTGACCAAGGCTTCCTCGAAGCTGCGTGCAGTCGCATTGGGCGGCTGCTTGAGACCCAGCTTATCGATCATCTGCTGGAAACGCTCACGATCTTCAGCACGATCGATCGCATCCGGCGTGGTACCGATGATCGGAACACCGGCCGCCTCAAGCTCCCGCGCCAGCTTCAGCGGAGTCTGGCCGCCGAACTGAACGATGACACCCGCAGGCTTTTCCTTGTCGGCAATCTCGAGCACATCTTCCAGGGTCACAGGCTCGAAATACAGACGATCGGAAGTATCGTAGTCAGTGGACACGGTCTCCGGGTTGCAGTTGACCATGATGGTCTCATAGCCATCATCGCGCATGGCGAAGGCTGCATGGACACAACAGTAGTCGAATTCGATGCCTTGGCCGATACGGTTCGGGCCACCACCCAGCACCATGATCTTCTGGCGATCAGAGACCTCTGCCTCGCACTCCTCTTCGTAAGTGGAGTACATGTAGGCCGTATCCGACGCAAATTCCGCAGCACAGGTATCGACACGCTTGTAAGCCGGGCGGATGCCTGCAGCCTGGCGCGTCTTGCGGAACTCCTTCTCGGAAACTCCCAGCAACCTGGCCAGGCGGGCATCGCTGAAGCCTTTGCGCTTGAGACGGAAGATCTCCTGGGCGCCGAGGTCGGACAGCGAGCGCTCAGCTACCTGCTGCTCCGTCTTGACCAGATCTTCGAGCTGGACCAGGAACCAGGGGTCGATGTTGGTCAGCCCAAAGATCTCCTCCAGGCTCATGCCGGAGCGCATGGCATCGGCAATGAAGAAGATGCGATCGGCACCGGCGGCCTGCAGCTCGCCCTTGATCAAGGCCATGTTGTCATCACTGAACTCGGTGACGATGGGGTCGAGACCATCATTACCGGTCTCCATGCCACGCAGTGCCTTCTGCAAGGATTCCTGGAAGGTACGGCCAATGGCCATCACCTCACCCACAGACTTCATCTGAGTCGTCAGGCGATCATTGGCCTGCGGAAACTTCTCGAAGGTGAAGCGCGGAATTTTGGTGACGACATAGTCGATGGACGGCTCGAAGGACGCCGGGGTCTGACCACCGGTGATGTCGTTCTGCAGTTCATCCAGGGTGTAACCCACTGCCAGCTTGGCAGCGATCTTGGCGATCGGGAAACCGGTCGCCTTGGATGCCAAGGCTGAAGAACGGGATACCCGAGGATTCATCTCGATGACCACCATGCGGCCAGTCTGCGGATCAACACCGAACTGAACGTTGGAGCCGCCGGTCTCGACACCGATCTCGCGCAACACCGCCAGAGAGGCGTCGCGCATGATCTGGTATTCCTTGTCGGTCAGCGTCTGGGCCGGCGCCACAGTGATCGAGTCACCAGTGTGCACACCCATCGGGTCGAAGTTCTCGATCGCACACACGATGATGCAGTTGTCGTTCTTGTCACGAACGACCTCCATCTCGTATTCCTTCCATCCCAGCAGGGACTCGTCGATCAACAATTCGTGGGTCGGAGAGAGCTCAAATCCGCGGTGGCAGATTTCCTTGAACTCATCCTTGTTGTAAGCCACGCCACCACCGGACCCACCCATGGTGAAGGACGGACGAATGATCACCGGAAAGCCCAGTTCACCCTGGATTTCCCAGGCCTCTTCCATGCTGTGGGCAACCTTGGCCCGCGGGCATTCCAGGCCGATATTCTTCATCGCCTGATCGAAGCGGTTACGGTCCTCAGCCTTGTCGATGGCATCGGCATTGGCACCGATCATCGCCACACCATACTTCTCGAGCACACCGTGACGATCCAGGTCGAGTGCGCAGTTCAACGCGGTCTGGCCACCCATGGTCGGCAGAATGGCGTCCGGGCGCTCGACCTCGATGATCTTCTCCACCGTCTGCCAGGTGATCGGCTCAATGTAGGTAGCATCGGCCATGACCGGGTCGGTCATGATGGTGGCCGGGTTGGAGTTGACCAGGATGACGCGATAACCCTCTTCACGCAGCGCCTTGCAGGCCTGGGCTCCGGAATAGTCGAACTCGCAAGCCTGGCCGATGACGATGGGACCTGCGCCGATGATGAGGATGCTGCTGATGTCTGTACGCTTGGGCATGGTGCTTCCCGCTAGAAATTTGGTCTATGAGCTGATGACGACTGCAATACCTTTCACACAAGCCTCAGCGGCGTGCGCGCATCATCTCGATAAAGCGATCAAACAGGGGCGCCACGTCACGAGGACCTGGGCTCGCTTCCGGATGTCCCTGGAAGCTGAAGGCTGGTTTGTCAGTGCGCTCGATACCCTGCAAGGTGCCGTCGAACAGTGAACGATGAGTCGCGCGCAGAGTGTCCGGCAATGTCGCCTCATCAGCAGCGAAACCATGGTTCTGACTGGTGATCATTACATGCCCGGTATCGAGATCCTGCACCGGGTGGTTGGCTCCATGGTGGCCATGCCCCATCTTCACAGTGGTAGCGCCGCTGGCCAGGGCCAGCAACTGGTGCCCAAGACAGATGCCAAAGATCGGCGTTTCGGTCTCGAGCAGCTCCTGGATGGCCTTGATGGCGTAATCACAGGGCTCGGGGTCGCCAGGTCCATTGGACAGGAAAATTCCATCCGGATTCAGCGCCATCACCTCGGCAGACGGTGTCTGGGCAGGCACCACGGTCAAACGGCAGCCACGACTGGCCAGCATGCGCAGGATATTGAACTTGACGCCATAGTCGTAGGCCACCACATGGAAAGGACGCTCTTCCTTGGTGGTATCGGCATAGCCTTCACCCAGAGCCCATTCACCTTCCGTCCACTCATAGCCTTCCGTGCATGACACCACCTTGGCCAGATCCATGCCCTTCAACCCCGGGAAGGCACGCGCGGCTTCCAGTGCGCGGGCTTCTGCATCCGCTCCTTCCGCTTCTGCGCCCGCCAGGATGGCACCGTTCTGAGCGCCCTTGTCGCGCAGAATGCGGGTCAGGCGACGAGTATCAATATCGGCGATACCGATGACGTTGTGGCTGGAGAGGTAGTCGGACAGGCTCTGGGTGGAGCGAAAGTTACTGGCAACAAGAGGAAGATCACGGATAACGAGGCCGGCTGCCGCGATGCTGGAGGATTCAACATCCTCTGGGTTGATGCCGGTATTGCCAATATGAGGATAGGTAAGCGTAACGATCTGACGAGAATAAGAAGGGTCGGTGAGAATTTCCTGGTAGCCGGTCATGGCCGTATTGAACACCACTTCACCACTGGTCTGCCCATCAGCGCCAATGGCCGTGCCGTGGAATACGCTGCCATCTTCCAAGGCCAAAATCGCGGGTTTGTTCAACGCTACGTCCTCCCAAAGAAACTCGTCAAGGTGCCTGTTCGCTCAACCACTGGCGCGCAAAGGCGCCGCCCTTCGCTACCATTAAAAGTAGCCCGGACCATCGTTTGAAGTGTGGTTCTTGGGAATCACCACGATAACTCCGCCTGGTGGCATGAAATCCTTCGCACACGTAGACGCTTATCGCGGCGTTTCCCTAAAAAAGCGGGACGAAACCCGGTACATGACCGGTTTCATCCCGCTTGTTGTCATTCGCTCGGAATGCTGTGCCGGAGCCATCGCCGCCCCCTTGGGGGAAGGCAATGCTGAGCGAGGAATACCAAGCGCCCGGCCAAAATTTTTGCAATGCTACAGTATCTTCAGCGTTTTTTCTACAGGCATGATGCCAATAATAGATCTGGAAGACCTGACAAGCTCGACACACCACCCCGCTCAAGATGTCTCATGAAACATGTCTCATGAAACATGGACGCCTTACAGGCCCAGCACATCGGACATGGTGTAGTTGCCACTGCCCTGCCCGCACACCCAGCGAGCTGCACGCACAGCGCCCTTGGCAAAGGTCATGCGACTGGATGCCTTGTGAGTGATCTCGATCCGCTCACCTTCGGTGGCAAACATCACCGTATGCTCACCCACGATATCGCCTGCCCGCACTGTGGCAAAGCCGATTTCCTTCGGGTCCCGAGGGCCGCACTGGCCAACTCGTTCAAAGACACCATGCTCCTTGAGATTGCGCCCCAGCGCCTCTGCCACCACTTCCCCCATCTTCAGCGCCGTTCCGGATGGCGCATCCACCTTGTGGCGATGGTGAGCCTCGACCACTTCGATGTCGTAACCTTCGTCACCCAGGGCCTTGGCCGCCGTCTCAAGCAATTTCAGTGTCAGGTTGACCCCCACGCTCATGTTGGGCGCAAAGACCATCGGCAGGCGTTCGGCATAACCTTGTAACTCGGCCAGTTCCGCATCACTCAGGCCAGTGGTACCAATGACGATGGCCTTGCCGTGTTCGGCACAGAAGGCCAGGTTGGCCAGCGTTACCTTGGGCGCAGTGAAGTCGATAAGCACATCGAAATCATCCACTATCGCTGCCAGGGAATCCGCAGCAGCCACACCCTGACGCCCAATGCCTGCAAGCTCTCCCAAGTCAGCCCCTGCCAGGGAACTTCCCGGAGACACCGTGCCCCCGGCAAGGACCGCTCCATCATCCTGGACAACCGCATTGACCAGGTTGCGACCCATGCGGCCGGCAACACCAGCAATGGCGATACGAGGGGCATTGGCAGTCATTCGGCAAAATCCTCAAAATCAGTGACACAGAAGGAAGCCCGCCATCTGGAAAACTCATCTGCAGAGCTCATGTTCATGTGAAGAACTCATGTACATGTGGAAAGCTCACGTAAAGAACAGCAGGCTTCCAAAGGAAGCGCTGAACAAATCGGCGAGCATGCTCAAAAGCTATGTTCGTTCCCGACGAACAATCGCACTTCCCACATCCATGTGGGTCGCAAGGCGCCCGGAACACAGACCCGTAGCGAAGCGGAGAGAACATCCAAAGGATGGTCAACCGGAGCCTATGGGTATAGGTGAGGATTCCGACCGGGCTGGCGTACCAGCACCGCGTAACGCAGTGATTGAACAGCACAGGCATTTATGCAGTGTTTCCCAAATAATGCGGGTGAAATACGATCGCAGTATAACAACCCGACAGGCAGGCGTCTGTGTTACCCAAGGAAGGAATTCAACATGGCGGCAACCTCCCGGTTCACCACACCCCCAGCATGGCCAGGCTGCCTACGAAGCCTGATCATGGCCTACAGCCCTGCGATACTGCTATGGACGCTGGCAGGCTGCTCTCAACAGGTACAACCCTCGACCCTGGCAGGTGCCAATGCCATCAGAGGCGCAGAGCCAGAAGCCACTGGCATTGAGATGTGCGGCACCCTGAAACTGCCCGGACACTGGCCCGGCACCGATCTTCCACTTGGAGGGTTGTCTGCTGCCGGCTGGGACAATGATGAGCAAGTCCTGTATCTGGTCTCGGACCGGGGACGCCTGCATGCTACCCGCCCAGTATTCGACGACGACACGCTGATCGACCTGAACATGGTAGACAGTGCGCTGCTCCTGGACGGCAATGGCGACCCCCTTCGCGGCAAGGACGTCGATGCGGAATCCCTGGTCGTCCTGCACGCCAATGACGACATACCTGGCAACAGCGAACTCCTTATCGGTTTTGAACAGGACCACCGCCTGCAGTCCTTCATGCCCAATGGCCAACCTGTCGGCGATCCTTTACGACCACAGGGTGCTCAAGGCGCCGACGCCAATGCCGCCATGGAAGCCCTGACAGAAATACCCGGACTGGGCATCATTGCCGGACTCGAGTCTCCTCCAGAGGGTACCGATGACAAGGTCACGCGGTTGTTCACCATTGACGACCAGCAGCAGTGGCACTATCCACTAACCAGTGCCGTCGGCAGCGCACTCACGGACATGGCGCCCATACCGACCAGGACCGGAGAGCCGCCCGCCGCGCTGATGCTGGAGCGCGCCTATGCACCACCTCATCCACTGGTAATCAGTCTGAGCAAGGCCGAACTGCTGACCCCGCCCGACATTCGCGTGACACGCATCACCAGCCTGTCCAGCAGTGAAGGCTGGCGCCTGGACAACATGGAAGGCCTCGCCGCCCTGCCCGACTCACGCTTCCTGATGGTCAGCGACGACAACTTCAGCATCCTGCAGCGTAGCCTGGTCACCTGCTTCCGCCTTGCCGGGTCTTAAGAACAGGTCTTATGAATAGGCCTTAAGAGCAGGCCTTATAAGCAGGCTCTAGAAATCCACATTACTTGGCACAGGCAATTTTCGAACGCGACCGGACGTCACGCTGCAGCAGCAGGACGATGGCAATGACAACCAGCGTGCTGCCCGGCAGCCATACCAGCGAAATACGCTCAGGCTCTGCCCAGAACAACAGCAGCATGGAAACGAAAGGCACCAGATAACCGTATGCCGTGACCGCAGCAGGCGTCAGGATTGCGGTGGCTCGCTGTTGCAGCCAGAAGGTAACACCACTGGAAAACAGGCCAAGATAGACGACCAGGGCCAGATCCCCCCAGGTCATGCGTGTCAGCGCCACAGGCGAATTGAACACCAACCCCAGCATGCCGATGAGTGCGCCACCAAGAACCAGGCTCCACAGGGTTCTTACGCCAGCATGTGGCGATACCCAGCTCCGAAGCAACCCATACTTGGATAGTACCGGATACAACGCCGAAGCGATGCAGCCGACAAAAAAGACCGCCTCTCCCACACCAAACTGTATCTGCGTGACATCGCCGCCAGCCTGCGCCCAAGCCAGGGCCATTGCTCCCAAGGCCCCTAACGTCAGCAACGCCAGCAGAGCGCGAGCCGGGTGCTCGACCCCGAGCCAACGACCCAGCACATAAGCCAACAACGGCACGCTGACAAACAGCGTCGACATGGATAAGGCTGTAACACGATGAGCCACCCAGAACATGGCGCCGAAGAAACCGGCCAGACATAACCCCATCAAGGCATAGAGAACCAGGCCCGAACGCGTTGGTACAACGCCTGGGGCACGCAGCACCAGGGGCAACACTGCCATTGCGGCAATGGCAAAGCGTAGGGATGTGAGCAGCAAAGGCGGCAAACCTTCCGTCAGCAACCCTACTGCTGGAAAGGAAAATCCGACCAGCAACGCCCACAGCAGCATGCCCAGATGGGCGCTCCATACGCTGGAAGATGGTGATGCCATGACGCCGCTCCCGTTGTCTGCCTGTCCAGAATAGCAACCTCAGGATAACTGCGATGGCTTTTCACGCCCCTTCGAGGACGCTCTACAGAGTCACTGACTCAAGTGCACAGCGTCATTGCCAATGGATGCTGAGCTCTTCCTTGCCTGCCATTCGCTCCAGGTGGCTGGCCACCACACCTTTCAGGAGCTCGAGGCGCTCATCGTCATCAGCCTGCAAGTCGACTTGCAGGACATTTTCACCGGCATTCATCAGGCATAGACCGCCATCGAACACGATCTTGCCTTGTTCAGCATCCACTTCCAGCTTGTGCGCCCAGTGCTTGCACAGCCGGTTGATCAGACGCTGACCGGATTCAGTACTGACTCGGGCAACAGATTGACTAGACATATCATTACTCCACAAACACAAATGACAATGATACGCATATCTTATATGCTGCCGCCCTTCCCAATGCGCAACATGGCGTTCGTCAGTACGGTCCCAATGAACGTCATGCGCCAAGCGACCAAGATCTCCAATATGCGCCTAATACCAAGCATCGTATCCTTGATCCCTGCTTTTTGCCTGAGCGGCATGGCTTTGGCTGAGCAGACCACCATCACCGATGTCGCAGGCCGGCAGGTAAGCATTGATGTGCCCGTGGAACGCGCCATTCTTGGTGAAGGGCGGCAAATCTACCTTTTGGGCGCTCTCCAGCCCGAAGCCCCCTTTGACCACGTCGTGGGATGGCGTGAAGACTTCTCTCAGGCAGACCCGGACAACTACGCCCGCTATGCCGAGAAGTTTCCCGAGCTCAAGGAACTGCCAACCTTCGGTGGCTTCAAGGACGGCACCTTTGACGTCGAGCAGGCGGCAGCCCTGCAACCTGATGTCATTCTGATGAATCTGGAAGCCCGCGCAGCCACGGAAGATGCCGGCTACGATGCCAAGCTGGCCGAACTGGACATTCCCATCGTCTATGTCGATTTTCGTGAAGACCCCATTGCCCATACCACCCCCTCGATGCGTCTGATGGGCCAGTTATTTGGCAAGCAGGAAGCCGCCGAGGAATTCATTGCCTTCTCTGAAGCACAGATGGCCAGGGTCACCGATGTCATCAACGCCCACGACCCGGAACGTCCCAAGGTTTTCATCGACCGTGCAGGGGGTTACTCCGATGACTGCTGCATGAGCTTTGGCCCTGGCAACTTCGGCGACTATGTCGAGCTGGCCGGTGGCAGCAATATCGCTCGCGACATCATCCCTTCGACCTTCGGCACCCTGAATCCCGAGCAGATCATCTCCTCCAACCCTCAACAGGTGGTAGTGACCGGCGGGAGCTGGGACGCCTATGTTCCGGGAGGCAACTGGGTGGGCGTAGGGCCAGGAGCGGACCCTGTCGAGGCTCGCCGCAAACTGGAGGCTCTTACCGAGCGCACGGCCATGACCGGCATCGATGCCGTGAAGGATGGCAATGTGCATGCCATCTGGCACCAGTTCTACAACAGCCCCTACTATTTCGTGGCTGTTCAACAACTGGCACGCTGGTTCCACCCAGAACTGTTTGCCGACCTCGATCCGGACGCCACCATGCAAGAACTGCATGATCGCTTCCTCCCTGTCGATTACGAACCTGGTTATTGGGTGTCACTGGATGACTGAAAGCAGCCCCTCAACCTCGACGCTCACCAGGGAGCGAGATTTCTACCGCGCCCTGGTATGGCGTCGCCAGCTGATACTCGCGGGGCTGTTGATAGCTCTGGTCTTCAGCCTCTGTGTCGACTTGGCCCTGGGCCCGGCGCGCTACAGCCTTGGCGAAGTGTTTACCGCTCTGCTGGCTCCGGACTCGGTAAGTGATCAGGTACGGGTCGTATTGTGGGAAATCCGCATGCCGGTGGCACTGATGGCTCTGGTCGTGGGAGCCAGTCTTTCCATCGCTGGCGCGCAGATGCAGACCATCCTCAGCAACCCTCTGGCCAGCCCTTTTACCCTGGGTATCTCCGCAGGCGCCGGCTTCGGCGCTGCCCTGGGACTGGCCTTTGGTGTCGCGTTAGTGCCTGCTGCCATCGATTACGTGATCCCGCTAAATGCCTTTCTGATGGCCATGCTGACTTCCTTCCTGATCCATGCTCTGAGCATGCGGCGTGGCGTCACCATCGAGACCATCATATTGCTGGGCATCGCCATGGTGTTCATCTTCAACTCGCTGATGGCCCTGATCCAGTTCTTTGCCAGTCAACAGGCTGTCGCGGCTGTAGTGTTCTGGACCATGGGTAGCCTGACCAAGGCTACCTGGCCAAAGTTGTGGATGTCACTCGCCGTACTCTGCGTGGTCGTCCCGCTGCTGGCAAGGCATGGCTGGGCACTGACTGCCATGCGCCTGGGGGATAGCAAGGCCGAGAGCCTTGGCGTCAAGCCTCGTGCCTTGCGGCTCGAAGTTCTGGTATTGGTATCACTACTGGCCGCGATAGCGGTTGCCTTTGTCGGCACCATCGGCTTCATCGGGCTGGTTGGCCCACATATCGCTCGCATGCTGGTCGGCGAGGATCAGCGTTTCTTCCTGCCTGGTTCAGCACTATGTGGCGCGCTGATTCTATCGATCGGCTCTGTCCTGTCGAAGGTGATTCTCCCCGGCACCGTCATTCCCATCGGTATCATCACCTCGCTGGTAGGCATCCCTTTCTTCCTGTTCCTCATCCTCGGGCGCAAGAAAGCATCATGGTAACGCTCAGACTCCATCAGGTCGGCGCCAGTTATGGCCGCAAGCAGATACTTTCAGGGATCACCACCCCGACACTGAAGGGCGGCCAGGTAGTGGCTCTGCTGGGTCCCAATGCGGCCGGAAAATCGACGCTGTTCCGGCGCATTCTCGGGCTGCTCAAGGGTGATGGAAAGGTGGAAATATCCGGCACGACCTCCCATCGCCCGGTGGCGTACATGCCCCAGGACACTGGTGTCAGTGCAGTCCTGACAGTCTACGAAAGCGTCCTGCTGGCCCGTATGCAGGGCCGCAGCCTGAAAGTGCAGCAGGATGACCTCGATGCCGTTGAACAAGCCCTGCGTGAGCTTGGCATTCTTGCGCTAAGTCAGCGTGATATCGGCGACCTCAGCGGCGGTCAACGGCAGATGGTCGGCGCAGCCCAGGCACTGGTACAGGACCCCGAGATCCTGCTGCTGGATGAGCCCACTTCGGCTCTGGACCTGCATCGCCAGATCGATTTGCTATCGATCCTGCAACGCTTGGCCCAGGAGCGCCAAATGCTGATCATCGTCGCTATTCACGACCTTGGCCACGCTCTACGCTTCACTGATCAGGCTCTGGTCATTGCCAATGGCAACTTCGTTGCTTGCGGACCTACGACACAGGTTGTCACCACCGAGATGCTGCGTGATGTCTACCAGGTCATTGCTCGTA carries:
- the carB gene encoding carbamoyl-phosphate synthase large subunit → MPKRTDISSILIIGAGPIVIGQACEFDYSGAQACKALREEGYRVILVNSNPATIMTDPVMADATYIEPITWQTVEKIIEVERPDAILPTMGGQTALNCALDLDRHGVLEKYGVAMIGANADAIDKAEDRNRFDQAMKNIGLECPRAKVAHSMEEAWEIQGELGFPVIIRPSFTMGGSGGGVAYNKDEFKEICHRGFELSPTHELLIDESLLGWKEYEMEVVRDKNDNCIIVCAIENFDPMGVHTGDSITVAPAQTLTDKEYQIMRDASLAVLREIGVETGGSNVQFGVDPQTGRMVVIEMNPRVSRSSALASKATGFPIAKIAAKLAVGYTLDELQNDITGGQTPASFEPSIDYVVTKIPRFTFEKFPQANDRLTTQMKSVGEVMAIGRTFQESLQKALRGMETGNDGLDPIVTEFSDDNMALIKGELQAAGADRIFFIADAMRSGMSLEEIFGLTNIDPWFLVQLEDLVKTEQQVAERSLSDLGAQEIFRLKRKGFSDARLARLLGVSEKEFRKTRQAAGIRPAYKRVDTCAAEFASDTAYMYSTYEEECEAEVSDRQKIMVLGGGPNRIGQGIEFDYCCVHAAFAMRDDGYETIMVNCNPETVSTDYDTSDRLYFEPVTLEDVLEIADKEKPAGVIVQFGGQTPLKLARELEAAGVPIIGTTPDAIDRAEDRERFQQMIDKLGLKQPPNATARSFEEALVKAEGIGYPLVVRPSYVLGGRAMEIVYDASELENYMTHAVKVSNDSPVLLDHFLNAAIEIDIDAVSDGEQVVIGGVMQHIEQAGVHSGDSACALPPYSLPQDVQDEMREQVRRMAVELGVKGLMNVQLAWQDGEIYIIEVNPRASRTVPFVSKCIGTSLAQVAARCMAGKTLAEQGFEREIVPHFHSVKEAVFPFVKFPGVDPILSPEMKSTGEVMGSGETFAEAFYKAQLGAGEAIPPLTGERKAFLSVREPDKEGIIDVARSLLTLGFTLCATRGTAAALEAAGIAVEVVNKVYEGRPHIVDSIKNDEIAYIVNTTEGRQAINDSSVIRRTALAHKVPYATTLAGASAVCMALEYGNAITVRRLQELHAGANS
- the carA gene encoding glutamine-hydrolyzing carbamoyl-phosphate synthase small subunit; its protein translation is MNKPAILALEDGSVFHGTAIGADGQTSGEVVFNTAMTGYQEILTDPSYSRQIVTLTYPHIGNTGINPEDVESSSIAAAGLVIRDLPLVASNFRSTQSLSDYLSSHNVIGIADIDTRRLTRILRDKGAQNGAILAGAEAEGADAEARALEAARAFPGLKGMDLAKVVSCTEGYEWTEGEWALGEGYADTTKEERPFHVVAYDYGVKFNILRMLASRGCRLTVVPAQTPSAEVMALNPDGIFLSNGPGDPEPCDYAIKAIQELLETETPIFGICLGHQLLALASGATTVKMGHGHHGANHPVQDLDTGHVMITSQNHGFAADEATLPDTLRATHRSLFDGTLQGIERTDKPAFSFQGHPEASPGPRDVAPLFDRFIEMMRARR
- the dapB gene encoding 4-hydroxy-tetrahydrodipicolinate reductase produces the protein MTANAPRIAIAGVAGRMGRNLVNAVVQDDGAVLAGGTVSPGSSLAGADLGELAGIGRQGVAAADSLAAIVDDFDVLIDFTAPKVTLANLAFCAEHGKAIVIGTTGLSDAELAELQGYAERLPMVFAPNMSVGVNLTLKLLETAAKALGDEGYDIEVVEAHHRHKVDAPSGTALKMGEVVAEALGRNLKEHGVFERVGQCGPRDPKEIGFATVRAGDIVGEHTVMFATEGERIEITHKASSRMTFAKGAVRAARWVCGQGSGNYTMSDVLGL
- a CDS encoding esterase-like activity of phytase family protein → MAYSPAILLWTLAGCSQQVQPSTLAGANAIRGAEPEATGIEMCGTLKLPGHWPGTDLPLGGLSAAGWDNDEQVLYLVSDRGRLHATRPVFDDDTLIDLNMVDSALLLDGNGDPLRGKDVDAESLVVLHANDDIPGNSELLIGFEQDHRLQSFMPNGQPVGDPLRPQGAQGADANAAMEALTEIPGLGIIAGLESPPEGTDDKVTRLFTIDDQQQWHYPLTSAVGSALTDMAPIPTRTGEPPAALMLERAYAPPHPLVISLSKAELLTPPDIRVTRITSLSSSEGWRLDNMEGLAALPDSRFLMVSDDNFSILQRSLVTCFRLAGS
- a CDS encoding DMT family transporter, with protein sequence MASPSSSVWSAHLGMLLWALLVGFSFPAVGLLTEGLPPLLLTSLRFAIAAMAVLPLVLRAPGVVPTRSGLVLYALMGLCLAGFFGAMFWVAHRVTALSMSTLFVSVPLLAYVLGRWLGVEHPARALLALLTLGALGAMALAWAQAGGDVTQIQFGVGEAVFFVGCIASALYPVLSKYGLLRSWVSPHAGVRTLWSLVLGGALIGMLGLVFNSPVALTRMTWGDLALVVYLGLFSSGVTFWLQQRATAILTPAAVTAYGYLVPFVSMLLLFWAEPERISLVWLPGSTLVVIAIVLLLQRDVRSRSKIACAK
- a CDS encoding DUF2218 domain-containing protein, with the protein product MSSQSVARVSTESGQRLINRLCKHWAHKLEVDAEQGKIVFDGGLCLMNAGENVLQVDLQADDDERLELLKGVVASHLERMAGKEELSIHWQ
- a CDS encoding ABC transporter substrate-binding protein, coding for MALAEQTTITDVAGRQVSIDVPVERAILGEGRQIYLLGALQPEAPFDHVVGWREDFSQADPDNYARYAEKFPELKELPTFGGFKDGTFDVEQAAALQPDVILMNLEARAATEDAGYDAKLAELDIPIVYVDFREDPIAHTTPSMRLMGQLFGKQEAAEEFIAFSEAQMARVTDVINAHDPERPKVFIDRAGGYSDDCCMSFGPGNFGDYVELAGGSNIARDIIPSTFGTLNPEQIISSNPQQVVVTGGSWDAYVPGGNWVGVGPGADPVEARRKLEALTERTAMTGIDAVKDGNVHAIWHQFYNSPYYFVAVQQLARWFHPELFADLDPDATMQELHDRFLPVDYEPGYWVSLDD
- a CDS encoding FecCD family ABC transporter permease, whose amino-acid sequence is MTESSPSTSTLTRERDFYRALVWRRQLILAGLLIALVFSLCVDLALGPARYSLGEVFTALLAPDSVSDQVRVVLWEIRMPVALMALVVGASLSIAGAQMQTILSNPLASPFTLGISAGAGFGAALGLAFGVALVPAAIDYVIPLNAFLMAMLTSFLIHALSMRRGVTIETIILLGIAMVFIFNSLMALIQFFASQQAVAAVVFWTMGSLTKATWPKLWMSLAVLCVVVPLLARHGWALTAMRLGDSKAESLGVKPRALRLEVLVLVSLLAAIAVAFVGTIGFIGLVGPHIARMLVGEDQRFFLPGSALCGALILSIGSVLSKVILPGTVIPIGIITSLVGIPFFLFLILGRKKASW
- a CDS encoding ABC transporter ATP-binding protein, with translation MVTLRLHQVGASYGRKQILSGITTPTLKGGQVVALLGPNAAGKSTLFRRILGLLKGDGKVEISGTTSHRPVAYMPQDTGVSAVLTVYESVLLARMQGRSLKVQQDDLDAVEQALRELGILALSQRDIGDLSGGQRQMVGAAQALVQDPEILLLDEPTSALDLHRQIDLLSILQRLAQERQMLIIVAIHDLGHALRFTDQALVIANGNFVACGPTTQVVTTEMLRDVYQVIARIESCSRGQPQLIVESAV